In a genomic window of Candidatus Saccharimonadales bacterium:
- a CDS encoding alpha/beta hydrolase, with translation MIHKKYVHDFKGDGEVIVLLHGFLASSSYWSKLQPLLTNSGYRVVTIDLLGFGHAPKPKNLQYTYDDHVTYLHKIFGDLNLSKFTLIGHSMGALIASRYALLHPDLNALILLHPPLYKNTQEAQNTLRSTGKHYRFFLDSRFRELGWIAMRVLPFTRISPHGRAAREGSLRNVIESAQIFDDLEQMTTKTLLVIGSKDRHQYLTNITLFPLSRSVTISRHNVNHHSPFYKPNLVHDIVRTTID, from the coding sequence ATGATTCATAAAAAATACGTCCACGATTTTAAAGGAGATGGCGAAGTAATTGTCCTACTTCACGGTTTTCTTGCGTCGTCATCATACTGGTCTAAATTACAGCCGCTTTTAACGAATTCAGGCTATCGGGTCGTTACGATTGATTTGCTCGGATTTGGCCATGCACCAAAACCCAAAAATCTACAATATACCTATGACGATCATGTGACCTATTTGCATAAAATTTTTGGCGATTTGAACCTATCTAAATTTACCCTTATTGGCCATTCCATGGGCGCGCTCATTGCTAGCCGTTATGCATTGTTACACCCTGATCTGAACGCGCTAATACTTCTTCATCCACCTCTTTACAAAAATACCCAAGAGGCACAAAACACTTTGAGGTCTACGGGCAAGCATTACCGTTTCTTTTTAGACTCGCGGTTTCGAGAGCTGGGCTGGATTGCCATGCGCGTACTTCCCTTTACGCGCATTAGTCCACACGGCCGCGCTGCACGTGAAGGATCTCTGCGAAACGTTATAGAGTCAGCGCAAATTTTTGACGACCTGGAACAAATGACAACAAAAACTTTGCTTGTTATTGGATCAAAAGACCGACATCAGTACCTCACGAATATTACTCTTTTTCCTCTCAGCAGATCGGTTACTATATCACGCCACAACGTTAACCATCACTCGCCTTTCTATAAGCCCAATCTCGTCCATGATATAGTTCGGACTACTATTGATTGA